A stretch of DNA from Curtobacterium sp. MCBD17_035:
AACAGGGAGCGGCGCTCGGCGTGCGCGATCTCGACGAGGTCGCAGCCGATCTCGGCGAGCTCGGCGCCGGACACCGCACCCGTGAACGCGCCCTGGTCGGCCCACGCCAGATCCTGCGCCCCGAGGTGGACGCGGGTGCCCTCGAGCAGGCCCTTGACGGGGACGAGCGAGGGGAACGTCGGGATGACGAACAGGTCGACGGCCCCGGCGGTGACGGCGGGGTGGTCCCTGGCGATGTCCGCGACGGCGGACGCCCACGCCAGCGTCCGGGCGTGACCGAAGTACATCTTCAGCGACACACCGATCGTCAGCGCGGGTGCTGCCGCGGCGGTCAGCATCAGGCGTCCACCGACTCCGTGTCGATGCCCTCCGGCGCGCTGCCGTCGTACCGGCAGATCGCGGCGACCTTCTCGGCGGAGGCCGAGGAGGTGTCGAAGCTGTAGCCGAGCCACTCCCCCGCGAGTCGGCGGGCGAGCTCGACGCCGACGACGCGCTGGCCCATGCAGAGCACCTGGGCGTCGTTGGACAGGACCGAGCGTTCGACGCTGAAGGAGTCGTGAGCGGTGACGGCGCGGATGCCGGGGACCTTGTTCGCCGAGATCGCGACGCCGAGGCCGGTGCCGCAGATGAGGATGGCCCGGTCAGCCTCGCCGTTCGCGACCATGCGGGCCGCGTCGACCGCGATGTGCGGGTAGGCGGTGTGCCCCTCGGCATCGACACCGACGTCCACGACGGACGCCACCCGGTCGTCGGCCTCCAGGTCCTTCTTGATGATCTCCTTGTAGTCGAACCCGGCGTCGTCGGAGCCGACGACGAGGCGGAACTGCTGCTCAGCCATGGTGACCTTCCTTCTGCTTCGTGGGGAGCGCCGCGAGGACCGCGGCGGTGATCAGGGCGAACGAGATCGCGCCGGCGTCGGGGGTGCCGACGGCGTGCTCGGCGTGGGTGCGGGCGCGACCCATCTTCGGGAGCAGCGCGGCGGTGCCGTCGGCGGCCTCCTGCGCGGCGGCGGACGCGGCGGTCCACGCGGTCACCAGGTCGTCGCCGGCGTCGACGCGTCCGGTGAGCACCGTGTCGAACGGCACGAGCGCGTCGACCATGGTCTTGTCGCCGACGACGGCGCCGAAGGCGAGGACCGCCTCGTTCGCCGCGTGCACCGCCGCAGCGACGTCGGCGGCCGACGGACGCGACTCGTCCCCGAGCACGCGACCCAGCGCCTCCAGGGCGGCACCCCAGATCGCACCGGAGGTCCCGCCGGCCTCGTCGGACCAGGCGTCCCCGGCGATCCGGAGGACGGATCCGGCGCCGGCACCGCGCGCGGCAGCGTCCTGCGCGGCCACGTGCGCGGCGTGCGAACCGCGCCGCATGCCGATGCCGTGGTCGCCGTCGCCGGCGACCGAGTCGATCTCGCCGAGCCGGACGGCGTGCTCGTCGATCGTCGCGCGGATCGCGGTGATCGCGTCCGT
This window harbors:
- a CDS encoding ribose-5-phosphate isomerase is translated as MAEQQFRLVVGSDDAGFDYKEIIKKDLEADDRVASVVDVGVDAEGHTAYPHIAVDAARMVANGEADRAILICGTGLGVAISANKVPGIRAVTAHDSFSVERSVLSNDAQVLCMGQRVVGVELARRLAGEWLGYSFDTSSASAEKVAAICRYDGSAPEGIDTESVDA